In Capsicum annuum cultivar UCD-10X-F1 chromosome 7, UCD10Xv1.1, whole genome shotgun sequence, one genomic interval encodes:
- the LOC107878513 gene encoding ras-related protein RABB1c: protein MSYAYLFKYIIIGDTGVGKSCLLLQFTDKRFQPVHDLTIGVEFGARMITIDNKPIKLQIWDTAGQESFRSITRSYYRGAAGALLVYDITRRETFNHLASWLEDARQHANANMTIMLIGNKCDLAHRRAVSTEEGEQFAKENGLIFMEASAKTAQNVEEAFIRTASTIYKKIQDGVFDVSNESYGIKVGYGGIPGPSGGRDGAASQGGGCCS from the exons ATGTCTTACGCCTATCTATTCAAGTATATCATCATCGGCGATACCg GAGTTGGGAAATCATGTCTTCTTTTGCAATTCACGGACAAACGATTTCAACCGGTGCATGACTTGACCATTGGGGTTGAATTTGGTGCTAGAAtgatcacaatagacaacaagcCCATAAAACTGCAGATATGGGACACA GCTGGTCAAGAATCGTTCAGATCTATAACGAGGTCATACTACCGAGGTGCTGCTGGGGCTCTACTTGTTTATGATATTACAAG GAGGGAAACATTTAACCACCTTGCTAGTTGGTTGGAAGATGCAAGACAGCATGCAAATGCAAACATGACCATAATGCTGATTGGAAACAAGTGTGATCTGGCTCATAGAAGGGCTGTAAGCACCGAAGAAGGCGAGCAATTTGCCAAGGAAAATGGGTTGATATTTATGGAGGCCTCTGCCAAAACAGCTCAGAATGTTGAAGAG GCTTTTATCAGAACAGCCTCAACAATCTATAAGAAAATACAGGATGGAGTGTTTGATGTATCGAATGAG tCTTATGGAATAAAAGTTGGATACGGAGGCATTCCGGGGCCTTCAGGTGGAAGAGATGGAGCTGCTTCTCAAGGAGGGGGTTGTTGTTCTTAA
- the LOC107878514 gene encoding glucose-1-phosphate adenylyltransferase small subunit, chloroplastic/amyloplastic, whose product MAASIGALKSSPSSTHNCIRNEFACAVPSRNLSFSSSHLSGDKLMMPVASQGLRFCERRTPVIVSPKAVSDSQNSQTCLDPDASRSVLGIILGGGAGTRLYPLTKKRAKPAVPLGANYRLIDIPVSNCLNSNISKIYVLTQFNSASLNRHLSRAYASNMGGYKNEGFVEVLAAQQSPENPDWFQGTADAVRQYLWLFEEHNVLEYLILAGDHLYRMDYEKFIQAHRETDADITVAALPMDEKRATAFGLMKIDEEGRIIEFAEKPKGEQLQAMKVDTTILGLDDKRAKEMPFIASMGIYVISKDVMLNLLRDKFPGANDFGSEVIPGATSLGMRVQAYLYDGYWEDIGTIEAFYNANLGITKKPVPDFSFYDRSAPIYTQPRYLPPSKMLDADVTDSVIGEGCVIKNCKIHHSVVGLRSCISEGAIIEDTLLMGADYYETDADRKLLASKGGVPIGIGKNSHVKRAIIDKNARIGDNVKIINRDNVQEAARETDGYFIKSGIVTIIKDALIPSGIVI is encoded by the exons ATGGCAGCTTCCATTGGAGCATTAAAATCTTCACCTTCGTCCACACACAACTGCATTAGAAATGAGTTCGCGTGTGCAGTACCTTCTAGAAACCTCTCGTTTTCGTCTTCTCATCTCTCCGGAGACAAGTTGATGATGCCTGTAGCCTCACAAGGACTCCGATTTTGCGAGAGAAGAACTCCAGTCATCGTTTCTCCTAAGGCTGTTTCTGATTCGCAAAATTCGCAGACATGTCTCGACCCTGATGCTAGCAGA AGTGTTTTGGGAATTATTCTTGGAGGTGGAGCTGGAACCAGACTTTATCCTCTAACTAAAAAAAGAGCAAAGCCAGCAGTTCCACTTGGAGCAAATTATCGTCTGATTGACATTCCCGTAAGCAATTGCTTGAACAGTAACATATCTAAGATCTATGTTCTCACGCAATTCAACTCCGCGTCTTTGAATCGCCACCTTTCACGGGCATATGCTAGCAACATGGGCGGATACAAAAATGAGGGCTTTGTGGAAGTTCTTGCTGCTCAACAAAGTCCGGAGAACCCTGATTGGTTCCAG GGCACTGCTGATGCTGTCAGGCAGTATCTGTGGTTGTTTGAGGAGCATAATGTTCTTGAATACCTTATACTTGCTGGAGATCATCTGTATCGAATGGATTATGAAAAGTTTATTCAAGCCCACAGAGAAACAGATGCTGATATTACCGTTGCTGCACTGCCAATGGACGAAAAGCGTGCCACTGCATTCGGTCTCATGAAGATTGACGAAGAAGGACGCATTATTGAATTTGCAGAGAAACCAAAAGGAGAGCAACTGCAAGCAATGAAA GTGGATACTACCATTTTAGGTCTTGATGACAAGAGAGCTAAAGAAATGCCTTTCATAGCGAGTATGGGTATATATGTCATTAGCAAAGACGTGATGTTAAATCTACTTCGTGACAAGTTCCCTGGGGCCAATGATTTTGGTAGTGAAGTTATTCCTGGTGCAACTTCACTTGGGATGAGA GTGCAAGCCTATTTATATGATGGGTACTGGGAAGATATTGGTACCATTGAAGCTTTCTACAATGCCAATTTGGGCATTACAAAAAAACCAGTGCCAGATTTTAG CTTTTACGACCGATCAGCCCCAATCTACACCCAACCTCGATATCTGCCACCTTCAAAAATGCTGGATGCTGATGTCACAGATAGTGTTATTGGTGAAGGTTGTGTGATCAAG AACTGTAAGATTCACCATTCCGTGGTTGGGCTCAGATCATGCATATCAGAGGGAGCGATTATAGAAGACACACTTTTGATGGGGGCAGATTATTATGAG ACTGATGCTGACAGGAAGTTACTGGCTTCAAAGGGCGGTGTCCCAATTGGTATTGGCAAGAACTCTCACGTTAAAAGAGCCATTATTGACAAGAATGCCCGTATAGGGGACAATGTGAAG ATCATTAACAGAGACAATGTTCAAGAAGCGGCTAGGGAAACGGATGGATACTTCATCAAGAGTGGGATTGTCACTATCATCAAGGATGCTTTGATTCCAAGTGGTATCGTCATCTGA